From one Rhodothermales bacterium genomic stretch:
- a CDS encoding 4Fe-4S binding protein, which yields MAEPVVFEVDWNSCIRCAACIAVCPHPPGFVSPFDTIAVDTPCDIACMRCEAVCPVTAIRHESVPAGNVSESGPRTP from the coding sequence ATGGCCGAACCCGTCGTATTCGAGGTCGATTGGAACAGCTGCATCCGCTGCGCGGCCTGCATCGCCGTATGCCCGCATCCGCCGGGCTTCGTCTCGCCGTTCGACACCATCGCCGTCGATACCCCCTGCGACATCGCCTGCATGCGCTGCGAGGCCGTCTGCCCCGTCACGGCGATCCGGCACGAGAGCGTCCCGGCCGGCAATGTTTCTGAGTCGGGGCCGCGCACCCCTTAG
- a CDS encoding NAD(P)/FAD-dependent oxidoreductase has translation MDYDVVVIGSGPAGATAARRAAEGGLRVLLVDKRQELGAPIQCSGAVSAHALSDAAIAPDHEIVVCPIYGFAVYDAAGRQTRLDYRQLKPADYGDRPLGYVVDRRRFDRHCMTLAERAGVTVWLKTEALGYTPGGEAGAEVALRQFGQPRTVRARVVVGADGIMSQVGKWAGMRTDIRLNELASCLQYVVDGVETDGLLEIVTGYDCAPGGYAWVFPKGGGYAEIGLGVIRSVTDVDARTHLERFMQSSFMAERFRNARILEIQGGGVPLAAPLKQPYADNLILVGDAARHVNPITGGGIHTALRGGVIAGAFLADHLAGGGRLDAAGLAGYHERWRAELGDALNRIYAIKRAIFRGRDRAVQDAQLYDALAGYFHPESAFKKV, from the coding sequence TTGGACTACGATGTCGTCGTCATCGGATCGGGGCCGGCGGGGGCCACAGCGGCTCGCCGCGCGGCCGAGGGCGGGCTGCGGGTGCTGCTGGTGGACAAACGCCAGGAGCTCGGCGCGCCCATCCAGTGCTCCGGCGCCGTCAGCGCGCATGCCCTGTCGGATGCCGCCATCGCGCCCGACCACGAGATCGTGGTATGCCCCATCTACGGGTTCGCCGTCTACGATGCCGCCGGCCGGCAGACGCGGCTGGATTACCGCCAGCTGAAGCCCGCCGATTACGGGGACCGGCCGCTCGGGTATGTGGTCGACCGCCGGCGGTTCGACCGGCACTGCATGACGCTCGCCGAACGCGCCGGCGTGACGGTGTGGCTTAAAACGGAGGCGCTGGGCTATACGCCCGGGGGCGAGGCCGGCGCCGAGGTGGCGCTCCGCCAGTTCGGCCAGCCGCGTACGGTGCGTGCCCGCGTCGTCGTCGGCGCCGACGGCATCATGTCGCAGGTCGGGAAATGGGCGGGGATGCGGACCGACATCCGCCTCAACGAGCTGGCTTCCTGCCTGCAGTATGTGGTAGATGGCGTCGAAACCGACGGACTGCTCGAAATCGTGACCGGGTACGACTGCGCGCCCGGCGGGTATGCCTGGGTCTTCCCGAAGGGCGGCGGTTACGCCGAGATCGGCCTCGGGGTCATCCGCTCGGTCACCGACGTCGACGCCCGGACCCATCTGGAGCGGTTCATGCAGTCGTCCTTTATGGCGGAGCGGTTCCGGAACGCGCGCATCCTCGAGATCCAGGGCGGAGGGGTGCCTCTCGCCGCGCCACTCAAGCAGCCGTATGCCGACAACCTCATCCTGGTCGGCGACGCCGCGCGGCACGTGAACCCCATCACCGGCGGCGGCATCCACACGGCCCTGCGCGGCGGTGTCATCGCCGGCGCGTTTCTCGCCGATCATCTGGCGGGCGGCGGGCGGCTGGACGCCGCCGGCCTCGCCGGCTATCACGAACGCTGGCGGGCCGAGCTGGGCGATGCCCTGAACCGCATCTACGCCATCAAGCGCGCGATCTTCCGGGGGCGCGACCGGGCGGTGCAGGATGCGCAGCTGTACGACGCGCTCGCCGGCTATTTTCATCCGGAATCGGCATTCAAAAAGGTATGA
- a CDS encoding arsenate reductase ArsC, whose translation MEKKNVLFICTHNSARSQMAEGLLRARFGDRYNAFSAGTHPSRVNPFAAQALAERGIDASSHTSDSVDVYRDTPMHIVVTVCDSAKETCPYFPALERNIHHRFEDPSATEGSDADKLAAFRRIRDEIEAWIETAFAR comes from the coding sequence ATGGAAAAGAAAAACGTACTCTTCATCTGCACCCACAACTCGGCGCGCTCGCAGATGGCCGAAGGTCTGCTCCGCGCCCGGTTCGGCGACCGCTACAACGCGTTCAGCGCCGGCACCCATCCGTCGCGCGTGAATCCGTTCGCCGCGCAGGCCCTCGCGGAACGCGGAATCGACGCGTCGAGCCATACGTCGGACTCCGTCGACGTCTACCGCGATACCCCGATGCACATCGTCGTCACCGTGTGCGACTCGGCGAAAGAGACCTGCCCGTATTTTCCCGCCCTGGAGCGCAACATCCATCACCGATTCGAGGACCCCTCGGCGACCGAAGGCAGCGATGCCGACAAGCTGGCGGCGTTTCGCCGTATCCGGGACGAAATCGAGGCCTGGATCGAGACGGCCTTTGCGCGGTAG
- a CDS encoding Gfo/Idh/MocA family oxidoreductase, with translation MKTPLAQGRRRFLRQAAATAATVSILPRHVLGGPGFRAPSDQLVIAGVGVGGMGRIYLENVESEHIAVLCDVDQAYAAPVFKKYPKARVYQDYRKMFDGEAGIDAVVIGTPDHTHALIALAAMERGKHVYCAKPLTRTIAESRQLLKATRAAGVATQMSTQGQAEDGPRRLREMIGAGAIGPIDRVHIWSDRPIWPQGIERPAAAMAVPSTLDWDLWLGPAPVRPYHEAYHPFRFRGWIDFGTGALGDMGCHGFDPIFRALDLSAPVAVHASSSKMLGETYPTASMVHYDFPARGDKPPVRLTWYDGGLKPARPAEMAAGQELGADGILFEGAKGKILSGFTGQDPRLLPESEMAHYQPPPQTLASSIGHYNEWIEASKGGEPAPCRFEWGAPLTEIVLLGNIALRTGRSLTWDARQARFAGDDEANAMLEAPGRTGW, from the coding sequence ATGAAAACCCCGCTCGCCCAGGGCCGCCGCCGCTTCCTGCGTCAGGCCGCCGCCACCGCCGCCACCGTCTCTATCCTCCCGCGCCACGTGCTGGGCGGCCCCGGCTTCCGGGCGCCGAGCGACCAGCTGGTCATCGCCGGCGTGGGCGTCGGCGGCATGGGGCGCATCTATCTGGAAAACGTCGAGAGCGAACATATCGCGGTGTTGTGCGATGTCGATCAGGCGTATGCCGCGCCGGTCTTCAAGAAATACCCCAAGGCGCGGGTGTATCAGGACTACCGGAAGATGTTTGACGGCGAGGCCGGCATCGATGCCGTCGTCATCGGCACGCCCGATCATACGCACGCGCTGATCGCCCTGGCGGCCATGGAGCGCGGCAAACACGTGTACTGCGCCAAACCCCTGACGCGCACCATCGCCGAAAGCCGGCAGCTCCTCAAAGCGACCCGCGCCGCCGGCGTGGCGACGCAGATGAGCACCCAGGGACAGGCCGAAGACGGCCCCCGCCGGCTGCGCGAAATGATCGGAGCCGGCGCGATCGGGCCGATCGACCGCGTGCACATCTGGTCCGACCGCCCCATCTGGCCGCAGGGCATCGAGCGGCCGGCAGCGGCGATGGCCGTCCCCTCTACCCTCGACTGGGACCTCTGGCTCGGCCCGGCGCCCGTGCGGCCCTATCACGAAGCCTACCACCCGTTCCGTTTTCGGGGATGGATCGATTTCGGCACCGGCGCCCTCGGCGACATGGGATGCCACGGCTTCGACCCGATCTTCCGCGCGCTCGATCTCAGCGCCCCCGTCGCCGTGCACGCCAGCTCCTCGAAGATGCTCGGCGAAACCTACCCGACGGCCTCGATGGTCCATTACGATTTCCCGGCGCGGGGCGACAAGCCGCCCGTCCGCCTCACCTGGTACGACGGTGGCCTGAAACCGGCGCGGCCGGCGGAGATGGCGGCCGGCCAGGAGCTCGGCGCTGACGGCATCCTGTTCGAAGGGGCGAAGGGCAAGATCCTCTCCGGCTTCACCGGGCAAGACCCCCGGCTGCTGCCCGAATCCGAGATGGCGCACTACCAGCCGCCGCCCCAGACGCTCGCGTCGTCCATCGGGCACTACAACGAGTGGATCGAGGCCAGCAAGGGCGGCGAGCCGGCGCCCTGCCGCTTCGAATGGGGCGCGCCCCTCACGGAAATCGTGCTGCTCGGCAACATCGCCCTCCGCACCGGCCGCTCCCTCACCTGGGACGCGCGCCAGGCCCGCTTCGCCGGCGACGACGAGGCGAACGCGATGCTCGAAGCGCCGGGGCGGACGGGGTGGTGA
- a CDS encoding sugar phosphate isomerase/epimerase, which translates to MSNRSRTTDDASSSFSRRHFLGTAAAAAAAYSVWPGTASGRAPALIGKAKGVKIGAITYSFRTMPSSAEELLGYLTKIGVDTTELMGGPAEEFAGAPKPPSWSRVGTRMTDAERAEFQKAREAYDKEASAWRKNASMAKFEELGKMYRAAGVEVDILKLGDPRWSDADIDYAFRAAKAVGARGISFEISDDAATRMGPFATKHQMIIGMHNHTQVADEGFSFDRPLEASKYAMLNLDIGHYIAGLGTSPIPIIRKYHDRISHLHVKDRQSPDNGGANLPWGQGDTPIGPVLRLLRDEQYPITAMIELEYDVPEDSDVLTEMAKCVAYCRGALS; encoded by the coding sequence ATGAGCAACCGTTCACGCACCACCGACGACGCATCGTCATCCTTCTCACGCCGGCATTTTCTGGGCACCGCCGCCGCGGCGGCCGCCGCCTATTCGGTCTGGCCAGGCACGGCCAGCGGGCGTGCCCCGGCCCTCATCGGGAAGGCCAAAGGCGTCAAGATCGGCGCGATCACCTACAGCTTCCGCACCATGCCCAGCAGCGCGGAGGAACTCCTCGGATACCTGACCAAGATCGGCGTCGACACCACCGAACTGATGGGCGGGCCCGCCGAAGAATTCGCCGGCGCACCCAAGCCCCCGAGCTGGTCGCGCGTGGGTACGCGCATGACCGACGCCGAACGCGCCGAATTCCAGAAGGCCCGCGAGGCGTACGACAAGGAAGCCAGCGCGTGGCGCAAAAACGCTTCGATGGCCAAGTTCGAGGAACTGGGCAAGATGTACCGCGCCGCCGGCGTCGAGGTCGACATCCTCAAGCTGGGCGATCCCCGCTGGTCGGATGCCGATATCGACTACGCCTTCCGCGCCGCCAAGGCCGTGGGCGCCCGCGGCATCTCGTTCGAGATCTCCGACGACGCCGCCACGCGCATGGGCCCCTTCGCTACGAAGCACCAGATGATCATCGGCATGCACAACCACACGCAGGTGGCCGATGAAGGCTTCAGCTTCGACCGCCCCCTCGAGGCCTCGAAGTACGCCATGCTCAACCTGGATATCGGGCACTACATCGCCGGCCTCGGCACCTCGCCGATCCCGATCATCCGGAAATACCACGATCGGATCTCGCACCTCCACGTCAAGGACCGCCAGTCGCCCGACAACGGCGGGGCCAACCTGCCGTGGGGCCAGGGCGATACGCCGATCGGCCCGGTGCTCCGCCTTCTGCGCGACGAGCAGTACCCCATCACCGCCATGATCGAACTCGAGTACGACGTTCCCGAAGACTCGGACGTGCTTACCGAGATGGCCAAGTGCGTGGCGTACTGCCGCGGCGCGCTCTCCTGA
- a CDS encoding MFS transporter, whose translation MPLHLRRFFRERAFVGVGVVFAIHAVLFAFWVTRIPEVKATLGLSEGALGIVLFFLPLGALAAMLSVSWLTHRFGVGFVTIWTTVAMVASMILPFLAWNAVALSVGLFVVGLAGGAMDVSMNALVATLERSRRVSIMSTCHGFFSLGGMIGATIGSLAIAGGVGATTQMLAGMALALALTLLWLRPMLGVIRDAGDDGGSALVLPGRALLGLAFIAFCSMQGEGIVADWSAVFLEELPDSHPYMWGLGYAGFSLTMTLGRFSGDLLIERRGTRPILLGAFAIVAAGLLLVVTRIPWVSLAGFTVAGLGYALLVPIVFSEAAKKPGVSPAQGIAGVATVGYTGFLLGPVVMGGIAHTFSLTTGFGYLILLTALALTVALRGR comes from the coding sequence ATGCCGCTGCATTTACGCCGCTTTTTCCGGGAGCGCGCCTTCGTCGGCGTCGGCGTCGTCTTTGCGATCCACGCCGTCCTCTTCGCCTTCTGGGTGACACGTATCCCGGAAGTCAAGGCCACACTCGGCCTGAGCGAAGGCGCGCTCGGGATCGTGCTGTTTTTCCTCCCGCTCGGTGCGCTGGCGGCCATGCTGTCGGTCAGCTGGCTGACGCACCGCTTCGGGGTCGGCTTCGTGACGATCTGGACGACCGTTGCGATGGTGGCGAGCATGATCCTGCCGTTTCTGGCCTGGAATGCGGTGGCACTGTCCGTCGGCCTGTTCGTGGTGGGGCTCGCCGGCGGCGCGATGGATGTATCGATGAACGCGCTGGTGGCGACGCTCGAGCGGAGCCGCCGCGTATCGATCATGTCTACCTGCCACGGATTTTTCAGCCTCGGCGGCATGATCGGCGCGACGATCGGCAGCCTCGCCATCGCCGGCGGCGTCGGCGCCACCACGCAGATGCTGGCCGGCATGGCGCTCGCCCTCGCGCTGACCCTCCTCTGGCTTCGCCCGATGCTCGGCGTCATCCGGGACGCCGGCGACGACGGCGGCAGCGCCCTCGTGCTGCCTGGAAGGGCGCTGCTCGGCCTCGCATTCATCGCCTTCTGCTCGATGCAGGGCGAAGGCATCGTCGCCGACTGGAGCGCTGTCTTCCTTGAGGAGCTTCCCGACTCCCATCCGTACATGTGGGGGCTCGGCTATGCGGGCTTCTCTCTCACCATGACGCTCGGCCGGTTTTCCGGCGACCTGCTCATCGAACGCCGGGGGACGCGCCCCATCCTGCTCGGGGCCTTCGCCATCGTTGCCGCCGGCCTCCTCCTCGTCGTCACGCGCATCCCCTGGGTGAGTCTGGCCGGCTTCACTGTGGCCGGGCTGGGCTACGCGCTGCTGGTGCCGATCGTCTTCAGCGAGGCCGCCAAAAAACCCGGCGTTTCGCCGGCGCAGGGCATCGCCGGCGTGGCGACCGTCGGCTACACCGGGTTTCTCCTCGGTCCCGTCGTCATGGGCGGCATCGCGCACACGTTCTCGCTCACGACCGGCTTCGGGTATCTCATCCTGCTGACGGCGCTGGCGTTGACCGTCGCTCTCCGCGGGCGGTAA
- a CDS encoding PepSY-associated TM helix domain-containing protein, which translates to MPRTLTPSRLIRRTHLFLALFLTPWVLMYALSTISMHHRLLFTGEERRVDPGYELVSEQRYERAPAEGEDRHAVAERILADLDLEGAFSVRGDLETGPLTIVRDRPIGARRITYDPAAATVRIERQRFGLAFVLEMLHRRRGFQHPFFAHDAWAFIVDSVIVAILLWAATGLWMWWEMLKTRRLGALFLAAGVALFALFLGLL; encoded by the coding sequence ATGCCTCGAACCCTCACGCCCTCCCGGCTCATCCGCCGAACCCACCTGTTCCTCGCGCTTTTTCTCACGCCGTGGGTGTTGATGTACGCGCTGAGCACCATCTCCATGCACCACCGGCTGCTATTTACCGGGGAGGAGCGCCGCGTCGACCCGGGCTACGAGCTGGTCAGCGAGCAGCGTTATGAGCGGGCGCCGGCGGAAGGGGAAGACCGCCACGCCGTGGCGGAGCGGATCCTGGCCGACCTGGATCTGGAGGGCGCCTTTTCCGTGCGGGGCGACCTCGAAACAGGGCCGCTCACCATCGTGCGCGACCGGCCCATCGGCGCCCGGCGCATCACGTACGACCCCGCGGCCGCCACGGTCCGGATCGAGCGGCAGCGGTTCGGCCTGGCGTTCGTCCTCGAAATGCTCCACCGCCGGCGCGGCTTCCAGCATCCGTTTTTCGCCCACGACGCCTGGGCGTTTATCGTGGACAGCGTGATCGTCGCCATCCTGCTGTGGGCCGCGACGGGACTCTGGATGTGGTGGGAGATGCTCAAGACGAGACGCCTCGGCGCGCTGTTTCTGGCCGCCGGCGTCGCCCTCTTCGCCCTTTTTCTCGGCCTGTTATGA